Proteins co-encoded in one Malus sylvestris chromosome 7, drMalSylv7.2, whole genome shotgun sequence genomic window:
- the LOC126629705 gene encoding GRF1-interacting factor 3-like: protein MQQPPQMIPVMPSFPPTNITTEQIQKYLDDNKKLILAILDNQNLGKLAECAQYQALLQKNLMYLAAIADAQPQAPAAPPQMAPHPAMQQAGYYMQHPQAAAMAQQQGIFSPKMPMQFNNMHQMHDPQQHQQAMQGQMGMRPGGPNGMPSMLHTEATHGGGSGGPNSAGGPNDGRGGSKQDASESGAGGDGQGTLAGGRGNGDGEDGK, encoded by the exons atgCAGCAGCCACCACAAATGATCCCCGTCATGCCTTCATTTCCTCCCACCAACATCACCACCGAACAAATTCAGAAG TACCTTGATGACAACAAAAAGTTGATTCTGGCAATATTGGATAATCAAAATCTTGGAAAACTTGCTGAGTGTGCTCA GTACCAGGCTCTGCTTCAAAAGAATCTGATGTATTTAGCAGCAATTGCCGATGCGCAACCACAGGCACCAGCTGCGCCTCCCCAG ATGGCCCCACATCCTGCTATGCAACAGGCAGGATATTACATGCAACATCCTCAGGCAGCAGCAATGGCTCAGCAACAGGGTATTTTCTCCCCAAAGATGCCgatgcaattcaataacatgCACCAAATGCACGATCCACAGCAGCACCAACAAGCCATGCAAGGGCAAATGGGAATGAGACCTGGAGGGCCTAACGGCATGCCTTCCATGCTTCATACTGAGGCCACACATGGTGGTGGTAGTGGCGGCCCAAATTCAGCTGGAGGCCCAAATGATGGGCGTGGAGGAAGCAAGCAAGACGCCTCTGAGTCTGGGGCAGGTGGTGATGGCCAGGGGACCTTAGCCGGCGGGCGTGGAAATGGTGATGGAGAGGACGGCAAGTGA
- the LOC126627766 gene encoding probable protein S-acyltransferase 12 isoform X1, translated as MKINLFRLCSGLKVIGYFMILLVAAIISVSYYAVVVVTWGPKLLHGGVHSFLAFFIIVMFHILLVMLLWSYFMVVFKDPGSVPENWKPLIDEENLEAGSSLTLSENIEPEAFTSTQSSGGGERRPQVQYCSPCQNGKPPRCHHCSVCQRCVLKMDHHCVWVVNCVGARNYKFFLLFLLYTFLETTMDTLVLLPNFIDFFSEAMDHSESPGHLAVVFLAFVLNLAFALSLLCFVVMHASLLSSNTTTVEVHEKRGAIGWKYDLGRKKNFEQVFGTKKALWLLPLFSKQDLDNVPALRGLEFPTLSDTDV; from the exons ATGAAGATAAACCTCTTCAGGCTCTGCTCCGGCCTCAAAGTCATCGGCTACTTCATGATCCTCCTCGTTGCTGCCATCATCTCCGTCTCCTACTATGCCGTCGTCGTCGTCACTTGGGGACCCAAGCTGCTCCACGGCGGGGTCCACTCGTTTCTAGCTTTCTTCATCATCGTAATGTTCCATATTCTG CTTGTAATGTTATTGTGGAGTTACTTTATGGTAGTCTTTAAAGACCCTGGTTCTGTTCCGGAAAATTGGAAACCTCTTATAGATGAGGAAAATTTGGAGGCTGGTAGTTCTCTGACTTTGTCAGAAAATATCGAACCCGAGGCTTTCACTTCAACACAATCTTCAGGTGGAGGAGAAAGACGACCACAAGTACAATATTGTAGTCCATGCCAAAATGGCAAGCCACCACGATGCCATCATTGCTCTGTCT GTCAAAGATGTGTACTTAAGATGGATCACCATTGTGTTTGGGTGGTGAATTGTGTTGGTGCACGCAACTAcaagttttttcttcttttcttg CTTTATACATTTCTGGAAACGACGATGGATACCTTAGTTTTGCTGCCAAATTTTATCGATTTTTTCTCTGAAGCCATGGATCATTCCGAATCTCCTGGCCATCTTGCAGTCGTTTTTTTGGCTTTTG TACTTAATTTAGCCTTTGCACTGAGTCTTCTTTGTTTTGTCGTTATGCATGCGTCCCTTCTGTCTAGCAACACCACTACAGTTGAG GTTCATGAAAAGAGAGGAGCAATCGGATGGAAGTATGACCTGGGCAGGAAGAAGAATTTTGAGCAg GTTTTCGGCACGAAGAAGGCACTGTGGCTGTTACCACTGTTCTCAAAACAGGATTTAGACAACGTACCTGCTCTTCGGGGACTGGAATTTCCAACACTTTCAGATACTGATGTTTGA
- the LOC126627766 gene encoding probable protein S-acyltransferase 12 isoform X2 encodes MKINLFRLCSGLKVIGYFMILLVAAIISVSYYAVVVVTWGPKLLHGGVHSFLAFFIIVMFHILLVMLLWSYFMVVFKDPGSVPENWKPLIDEENLEAGSSLTLSENIEPEAFTSTQSSGGGERRPQVQYCSPCQNGKPPRCHHCSVCQRCVLKMDHHCVWVVNCVGARNYKFFLLFLIVYHVAVLNLAFALSLLCFVVMHASLLSSNTTTVEVHEKRGAIGWKYDLGRKKNFEQVFGTKKALWLLPLFSKQDLDNVPALRGLEFPTLSDTDV; translated from the exons ATGAAGATAAACCTCTTCAGGCTCTGCTCCGGCCTCAAAGTCATCGGCTACTTCATGATCCTCCTCGTTGCTGCCATCATCTCCGTCTCCTACTATGCCGTCGTCGTCGTCACTTGGGGACCCAAGCTGCTCCACGGCGGGGTCCACTCGTTTCTAGCTTTCTTCATCATCGTAATGTTCCATATTCTG CTTGTAATGTTATTGTGGAGTTACTTTATGGTAGTCTTTAAAGACCCTGGTTCTGTTCCGGAAAATTGGAAACCTCTTATAGATGAGGAAAATTTGGAGGCTGGTAGTTCTCTGACTTTGTCAGAAAATATCGAACCCGAGGCTTTCACTTCAACACAATCTTCAGGTGGAGGAGAAAGACGACCACAAGTACAATATTGTAGTCCATGCCAAAATGGCAAGCCACCACGATGCCATCATTGCTCTGTCT GTCAAAGATGTGTACTTAAGATGGATCACCATTGTGTTTGGGTGGTGAATTGTGTTGGTGCACGCAACTAcaagttttttcttcttttcttg ATTGTTTACCATGTTGCAGTACTTAATTTAGCCTTTGCACTGAGTCTTCTTTGTTTTGTCGTTATGCATGCGTCCCTTCTGTCTAGCAACACCACTACAGTTGAG GTTCATGAAAAGAGAGGAGCAATCGGATGGAAGTATGACCTGGGCAGGAAGAAGAATTTTGAGCAg GTTTTCGGCACGAAGAAGGCACTGTGGCTGTTACCACTGTTCTCAAAACAGGATTTAGACAACGTACCTGCTCTTCGGGGACTGGAATTTCCAACACTTTCAGATACTGATGTTTGA
- the LOC126630186 gene encoding calcium-binding protein CML42-like has protein sequence MGFAGLMMGWRSYAVSGTGVPSLKWHSRSFHLRCSSLNFLQLCRIFNMYDKNKDGFISFHEISQVLALLGLDTEIFDLRSMIKSFIQPLNDGLNFDDFVSLHQSLYDTYFNNNNGDEEASAAEESDLSEAFKVFDEDDDRYISAKELEMASYFFSSLLQLGFVLLLERSYY, from the exons atGGGTTTTGCTGGGCTTATGATGGGGTGGAG AAGTTACGCAGTTTCAGGGACTGGCGTTCCTTCGTTAAAATGGCATTCTCGGTCATTTCACCTCCGCTGTTCAAGTCTTAACTTTCTCCAGCTATGCCGCATCTTCAATATGTACGACAAGAACAAGGACGGCTTCATCAGTTTCCACGAGATTAGCCAAGTCCTAGCCCTTCTCGGGTTGGATACTGAAATCTTCGACCTCCGTTCCATGATAAAATCCTTCATCCAACCCTTAAATGACGGCCTCAACTTCGACGACTTCGTTTCTCTCCACCAATCGCTTTATGACACCTATTTCAACAATAACAACGGCGATGAAGAGGCTTCAGCTGCC GAAGAGTCTGATCTTTCGGAGGCGTTCAAGGTGTTTGACGAGGACGATGACAGGTACATCTCGGCTAAAGAGCTTGAAATGGCAAGctactttttttcttctttgttgcaacttggttttgttttgctaCTAGAGAGATCTTACTATTGA
- the LOC126627766 gene encoding probable protein S-acyltransferase 12 isoform X3, protein MKINLFRLCSGLKVIGYFMILLVAAIISVSYYAVVVVTWGPKLLHGGVHSFLAFFIIVMFHILLVMLLWSYFMVVFKDPGSVPENWKPLIDEENLEAGSSLTLSENIEPEAFTSTQSSGGGERRPQVQYCSPCQNGKPPRCHHCSVCQRCVLKMDHHCVWVVNCVGARNYKFFLLFLLYTFLETTMDTLVLLPNFIDFFSEAMDHSESPGHLAVVFLAFATPLQLRFMKREEQSDGSMTWAGRRILSRFSARRRHCGCYHCSQNRI, encoded by the exons ATGAAGATAAACCTCTTCAGGCTCTGCTCCGGCCTCAAAGTCATCGGCTACTTCATGATCCTCCTCGTTGCTGCCATCATCTCCGTCTCCTACTATGCCGTCGTCGTCGTCACTTGGGGACCCAAGCTGCTCCACGGCGGGGTCCACTCGTTTCTAGCTTTCTTCATCATCGTAATGTTCCATATTCTG CTTGTAATGTTATTGTGGAGTTACTTTATGGTAGTCTTTAAAGACCCTGGTTCTGTTCCGGAAAATTGGAAACCTCTTATAGATGAGGAAAATTTGGAGGCTGGTAGTTCTCTGACTTTGTCAGAAAATATCGAACCCGAGGCTTTCACTTCAACACAATCTTCAGGTGGAGGAGAAAGACGACCACAAGTACAATATTGTAGTCCATGCCAAAATGGCAAGCCACCACGATGCCATCATTGCTCTGTCT GTCAAAGATGTGTACTTAAGATGGATCACCATTGTGTTTGGGTGGTGAATTGTGTTGGTGCACGCAACTAcaagttttttcttcttttcttg CTTTATACATTTCTGGAAACGACGATGGATACCTTAGTTTTGCTGCCAAATTTTATCGATTTTTTCTCTGAAGCCATGGATCATTCCGAATCTCCTGGCCATCTTGCAGTCGTTTTTTTGGCTTTTG CAACACCACTACAGTTGAG GTTCATGAAAAGAGAGGAGCAATCGGATGGAAGTATGACCTGGGCAGGAAGAAGAATTTTGAGCAg GTTTTCGGCACGAAGAAGGCACTGTGGCTGTTACCACTGTTCTCAAAACAGGATTTAG